The following coding sequences are from one Triticum aestivum cultivar Chinese Spring chromosome 5A, IWGSC CS RefSeq v2.1, whole genome shotgun sequence window:
- the LOC123103377 gene encoding phosphoglycolate phosphatase 2 produces MLLPTATFAARFLVEDAPNNFHIAGAQKQQEPPRRRKAMAEGLLTADAARSLVGSVDAFLFDCDGVIWKGDELIQGVPETLELLRKLGKKLVFVTNNSRKSRRQYSKKFKTLGLEVPEEEIFTSSFAAAMFLKLNNFSPEKKVYVVGEDGILDELKLAGFECFGGPEDGKKNIMLEANFYFDHDKSVGAVVVGLDQYFNYYKMQYASLCIRENPGCLFIATNRDPTGHMTSVQEWPGAGTMVAAVSCSVQKEPIVVGKPSSFLMDFLLKSFNLETSRMCMVGDRLDTDILFGQNTGCKTLLVLSGVTTLPELQDASNTIHPDLYTNSVHDLVKLLQQ; encoded by the exons ATGCTCTTACCTACTGCCACGTTCGCCGCACGTTTTCTCGTCGAGGATGCACCGAATAATTTTCACATAGCCGGAGCGCAAAAGCAGCAGGAGCCGCCGCGAAGAAGAAAAGCCATGGCCGAAGGTCTCCTCACCGCCGACGCTGCCCGATCCCTCGTCGGCTCCGTCGACGCCTTCCTCTTCGATTGCGATG GGGTAATTTGGAAAGGGGACGAGCTCATCCAAGGGGTCCCCGAGACGCTGGAGTTGCTGCGAAAATTG GGCAAGAAATTAGTTTTTGTAACAAACAATTCTAGGAAGTCGAGAAGGCAGtattcaaagaaattcaaaacacTTGGCCTTGAAGTTCCCGAG GAAGAGATCTTCACGTCATCATTTGCAGCAGCCATGTTCTTGAAGTTAAATAATTTTTCTCCAGAAAAGAAG GTTTATGTTGTTGGTGAGGATGGCATTTTGGACGAGCTCAAGTTAGCTGGCTTTGAATGTTTTGGTGGTCCG GAGGATGGCAAGAAAAACATAATGTTGGAGGCAAACTTCTACTTTGACCACGACAAAAGT GTTGGAGCTGTCGTTGTTGGACTTGATCAGTACTTCAACTATTACAAAATGCA GTATGCAAGCTTGTGTATTCGTGAGAATCCAGGCTGCCTTTTCATCGCGACCAACCGTGATCCTACTGGACATATGACATCCGTCCAAGAATGGCCAG GAGCTGGAACTATGGTTGCTGCAGTAAGTTGCTCGGTGCAGAAAGAGCCCATTGTTGTTGGAAAACCTTCAAGCTTTTTGATGGACTTCCTATTGAAAAG CTTCAATTTGGAAACGTCGAGAATGTGCATGGTTGGTGACAGACTAGACACAGACATACTATTTGGCCAGAATACTGGTTGCAAGACCCTCCTTGTTCTGTCAG GTGTGACTACCTTACCAGAACTTCAGGATGCCTCAAATACCATCCATCCAGATCTTTACACAAACTCTGTGCACGATCTCGTCAAGTTGCTGCAGCAATAA
- the LOC123103376 gene encoding uncharacterized protein, producing MAPKTGKKRGGRKPKPKPKPKPKTPSSSSPPTSVLPPPPTETKAADVLTGDVLRNVLRRLSLVDLLRAALACHSWRRVASRCLPRAPPLLGYFHHPVKTCLPPPFKQKHQPLQDAVFVPLGSSSPLSSLDFAPGASRYKLYDSLQGLLLLEPTAALRGGILPRFLVLDPATRRRALLRPPPRSTVPDDRLWRPSRFYIGSALLSRAHPSKLCFEVVCFAIDDGHPRAWVASVDEGQCRWRALPRAVDVEVEFEPWCFERRCVHAAGKLYCHICKSGRVLVLDPSTLHFSYMLAPAALSDHFSKYRVGEMPEDGQLCIATVENQMMQLWVRGETRWSDNGWRLEREMNLSKLYDALPGVPRDRRARSASIMLTDMDAGRTGKLFIQMLGYGRYSFDLKTCKLERLAMEDGKEYGDPIFAYSLAWPPAFLAEA from the coding sequence ATGGCGCCGAAGACTGGGAAGAAGAGAGGCGGACGCAAGCCCAAGCCTAAGCCCAAACCCAAACCCAAAACCCCATCTTCCTCTAGCCCGCCGACCTCGGTTCTGCCGCCACCGCCGACGGAGACGAAGGCTGCCGACGTCCTCACCGGGGACGTGCTCCGCAACGtcctccgccgcctctccctcGTCGACCTCCTCCGCGCCGCCCTCGCCTGCCACTCCTGGCGCCGCGTCGCCTCCCGCTGCCTCCcccgcgcccctcccctcctcggCTACTTCCACCACCCCGTCAAAACCTGCCTCCCGCCGCCCTTCAAGCAGAAGCACCAGCCCCTCCAAGACGCCGTCTTCGTCCCCCTCGGCTCCTCCTCTCCGCTCAGCTCCCTCGACTTCGCCCCGGGCGCCTCCCGCTACAAGCTCTACGACTCTCTCCAGGGCCTCCTGCTCCTCGAGCCGACCGCGGCGCTCCGCGGGGGGATCCTCCCGCGCTTCCTCGTCCTCGACCCGGCCACCCGCCGCCGCGcgctcctccgtccgccgccgcgcTCTACGGTGCCCGATGACCGCCTCTGGCGCCCCTCCAGGTTCTACATCGGCTCCGCGCTTCTCTCCCGCGCGCACCCCAGCAAGCTCTGCTTCGAGGTCGTCTGCTTCGCCATCGACGACGGGCACCCGCGCGCCTGGGTCGCGTCCGTCGACGAGGGCCAGTGCCGCTGGCGCGCGCTCCCGCGGGCCGTGGACGTCGAGGTCGAATTCGAGCCCTGGTGCTTCGAGCGACGCTGCGTGCACGCCGCCGGGAAGCTCTATTGTCACATCTGCAAGTCCGGCCGCGTGCTCGTGCTGGACCCTTCCACACTGCACTTCTCTTACATGCTGGCGCCGGCCGCACTGTCGGACCACTTCAGCAAGTACCGCGTCGGGGAGATGCCGGAGGACGGGCAGCTCTGCATCGCGACCGTGGAGAACCAGATGATGCAGCTCTGGGTGCGTGGGGAGACCAGGTGGAGCGACAATGGGTGGCGTCTTGAGAGGGAGATGAACCTTAGCAAGTTGTACGACGCACTGCCGGGCGTGCCCAGGGACAGGAGGGCCAGGTCGGCGAGCATCATGCTCACCGACATGGACGCCGGCCGCACAGGGAAGCTGTTCATCCAGATGCTGGGCTATGGGCGCTACTCGTTCGATCTCAAGACTTGCAAGCTGGAGCGCCTGGCGATGGAAGATGGCAAGGAGTACGGGGACCCCATCTTCGCCTACTCCCTGGCATGGCCGCCTGCCTTCCTGGCTGAAGCGTAA